ATAAAATCGCTAAAACCATCGTTTCGTTTGCGAACACAGCCGGTGGAAATCTGCTGATCGGTGTCGCCGACAATGCGGCCCTATTGGGTGTTGAATCGGAATTAAAGGAATTGCAGAAGCTGGAAAAGGCGCTCGGTGAACTGATTGAAAAAAAGCTGCTGATCCGTGTGAAGTCAGCGCAGCTTGACGGGAAAAAGATCATGCTGATCGAAGTGGATGAAAGCCCGGAGAAACCACATTATGCTATCAACGAGAAGGCTGAGCGTATTATTTACATTAGGGTTAAAGACAAAAGCCTGCCAATTCCGAGGCTTTTACTTTATGGAGAAGGAGATGCCGATACCGGGAAAATTCTGGCATCGAGGCATGTCAAGACGCTGATCACTTACCTGAAAGAAACTGATTCGGTGAATGCAAAAGTTTTTTCCAAGATTATTAATATTTCAGAAAAAAGAGCCGAGCGAATGTTGCAGGACCTGGCTGCGAAGCAAATACTTCTCAAAATCTCCCGGGGGAAACCCGAGACTTTTAGTCTGAAATGGGCTGAATAAAAACAGGATCAGCCCGAAATATATTCAGGCTGATCCTGTTTAAATCTGCGTCAATTAATTGATCCCTACCAATTCCAGTTCAAAAATCAGGTCCTGGCCGGCTAGCGGATGATTTGCATCCAAAATAACATATTCTTCTGTCACCTCTCTGATCACCACAGGGATTACCTGTCCGCCATCCTGGTGCATGTTGAGTGTACCGCCTACTTCCAAAGGAATGTCAGCAGGTATCTGGTTTCGTTCAAAATTAATGATCATATCTTCGTTGACGGGGCCATAAGCCTCAGCGTTAGGGATATGGATGGTTTTTTTGTTGCCAATTTCCATTCCCGTTACGCCGTCATCAAATCCTTTTATCACCTGTCCGCTTCCAAGTAGAAAGCTTAATGGTTCACGTCCTTCCGAAGAATCAAAAAGTTGCCCGTCTGGTAAGGTTCCTTTGTAATGAACCTGTACTTGATCACCTGCCTGCGCCTGCTTCATTGTATGTTAACTTAAATGGTTAAAAATATCCCTCTTTTTGTTCCTCTCGGAACTGGGAAAATCGGGGTGGTAAAATTAATATGCCCGGGCGAAGACAACTCTTCCGGCGGACGGTTTTCCAGAGTAAATACAAACACCTGCCTCCGCTTCCTGATCGAGTGGAATACAACGGATGGTAGCTTTGGTTTCCTCCTTAATTTTTTCTTCTGTCTCCGAAGTTCCATCCCAATGTGCCAGCACAAAGCCTCCTTTGTTGTCCAGTACCTCGTTAAATTCTTCGAATGTATCTACGCTGAAAGTATTTTCTTTTCTAAACGCCAGTGCTTTATTGTAAATCGAATCCTGAATGTTGTCGAGCAGGTCCTGAATGTAAGAAGCAATGCCATCCAAAGAAACCGTCTCTTTGGTTTTTGTGTCCCTTCTTGCTACTTCAACAGTACCATTTTCAAGATCACGGCCGCCCAGTGCCAGTCTTACAGGAACACCTTTCAGTTCATATTCCGCAAATTTATAGCCTGGCTTATAAGCGTCGCTATTATCGTATTTTACGCTGATACCCAGTTTTTTAAGCTGCTTGGTGATTTCACTCACTTTTTCAGAAATCTGGGCAAGTTGTTCCTCGTTTTTATAAATCGGAACGATCACCACCTGGATAGGGGCCAGCTTGGGAGGCAGCACGAGTCCACTGTCGTCCGAGTGCGCCATGATCAGAGCACCCATCAGACGGGTGCTAACACCCCAGGAAGTTCCCCAAACATGTTCCAGCTTGCCTTCTTTGTCCTGGAATTTAACATCAAACGCAGTAGCGAAATTCTGGCCTAGAAAATGGGAAGTACCTGCTTGAAGTGCTTTCCCATCTTGCATTAATGCCTCGATACAATAGGTGTCTTCTGCTCCTGCAAAGCGTTCGTTAGCGGTTTTTACGCCTTTAACAACTGGCAAAGCCATCCATTCCTCCGCAAAAGTCGCGTATACTTCAAGCATTTGTTTGGTCTCTGCGATCGCCTCCGCAGCAGTAGCGTGCGCTGTATGGCCTTCCTGCCAAAGGAACTCAGCCGTACGCAGGAAAAGGCGCGTACGCATTTCCCAACGCACGACATTGGCCCATTGATTAATGAGCAGCGGAAGGTCGCGATAAGACTGTATCCAGTTTTTATAAGTACTCCATATGACAGTTTCAGACGTAGGGCGCACGATCAGCTCCTCTTCCAGCTTTGCGTCCGGGTCCACGATCACACCTTTTCCGTTGGGATCATTTTTTAATCTGTAGTGGGTAACAACAGCACACTCTTTGGCGAAACCCTCAACGTGTGATGCTTCTTTACTCAGATAAGATTTTGGGATAAAAAGAGGGAAATATGCATTGGAATGTCCGGTCTCTTTGAACATATCATCCAATGCGCGCTGCATTTTTTCCCAGATCGAGTAACCATAAGGTTTAATAACCATACAGCCTCTCACCGCGGAATTTTCGGCCAAATCGGCTCTTTTTACTAACTCATTGTACCATTCGGAGTAATTTTCACTTCGGGTTGGCAGGGCTTTACTCATTCTTAGGATTATTTTGTAATTGAAATGGAGTTTATCGTTAAATAGTACCTCCTTTTTTAGGAGTTGCAAAGATAGTTTTTTATGTTAACTTTGGAATTAATGTATTGTAACAGACGTTTACTTACTTGTACGGAACGGAATTTTATATATATTAGCAACAAACTTTTAATCCTTTAAAGCCATGAGTACGATCAATAAAGCAAAATATTTGTCTTTGCTAGTGTTGCTGGGAGCTTGGGGATGTACCACAAATCAATATGTATCACGTTCGGGTGGCGGATATGACGACCTTTATGGCGGGAATCCTAATTCCGGAGTTGTGTTAAATGACCGAGGTGCAGATCAAGTATCCCGCTCTGACAATCCGGATTATACTTATACCGGAGACTACGCCGAATCAGGCACCAGCGACTACTACGACGAATCATACCTTTCATCACGCAGTGTAAAACGAGCAATTTCCAGTGATGTAGGTTACAATGCAGGGTTTACCGACGGATATAACCTTGCCACAGCCAATACTTTACCATATTATGGCGGCCTTGGTTCTTACTGGCCAGGCAGCGCAATGAATATCGGGTTCCAGTTTGGATTTGGTAACTCGTTCAGAATGCGTCCTTATATGGGCTTTGGAATGGGTTCCATGATGCTGGGATATTCGCCTTGGGGATACGGAAGCATGATGGGATATGGTTATGATCCATTTGGTTATAATTCATGGGGTTACAGTCCATGGGGTTACAGCAACTATGGATAC
The genomic region above belongs to Dyadobacter pollutisoli and contains:
- a CDS encoding AlbA family DNA-binding domain-containing protein, with product MSKSIIQLIKQGEGLTTEFKRTIDSPYKIAKTIVSFANTAGGNLLIGVADNAALLGVESELKELQKLEKALGELIEKKLLIRVKSAQLDGKKIMLIEVDESPEKPHYAINEKAERIIYIRVKDKSLPIPRLLLYGEGDADTGKILASRHVKTLITYLKETDSVNAKVFSKIINISEKRAERMLQDLAAKQILLKISRGKPETFSLKWAE
- a CDS encoding FKBP-type peptidyl-prolyl cis-trans isomerase, with translation MKQAQAGDQVQVHYKGTLPDGQLFDSSEGREPLSFLLGSGQVIKGFDDGVTGMEIGNKKTIHIPNAEAYGPVNEDMIINFERNQIPADIPLEVGGTLNMHQDGGQVIPVVIREVTEEYVILDANHPLAGQDLIFELELVGIN
- the proS gene encoding proline--tRNA ligase encodes the protein MSKALPTRSENYSEWYNELVKRADLAENSAVRGCMVIKPYGYSIWEKMQRALDDMFKETGHSNAYFPLFIPKSYLSKEASHVEGFAKECAVVTHYRLKNDPNGKGVIVDPDAKLEEELIVRPTSETVIWSTYKNWIQSYRDLPLLINQWANVVRWEMRTRLFLRTAEFLWQEGHTAHATAAEAIAETKQMLEVYATFAEEWMALPVVKGVKTANERFAGAEDTYCIEALMQDGKALQAGTSHFLGQNFATAFDVKFQDKEGKLEHVWGTSWGVSTRLMGALIMAHSDDSGLVLPPKLAPIQVVIVPIYKNEEQLAQISEKVSEITKQLKKLGISVKYDNSDAYKPGYKFAEYELKGVPVRLALGGRDLENGTVEVARRDTKTKETVSLDGIASYIQDLLDNIQDSIYNKALAFRKENTFSVDTFEEFNEVLDNKGGFVLAHWDGTSETEEKIKEETKATIRCIPLDQEAEAGVCIYSGKPSAGRVVFARAY